The following proteins come from a genomic window of Salvia hispanica cultivar TCC Black 2014 chromosome 4, UniMelb_Shisp_WGS_1.0, whole genome shotgun sequence:
- the LOC125223618 gene encoding NADH-ubiquinone oxidoreductase chain 2-like — ISRLSIYGSYGATLQQIFFFCSIASMILGALAAMAQTKVKRLLAHSSIGHVGYIRIGFSCGTIEGIQSLLIGIFIYASMTIDAFAIVSALRQTRVKYIADLGALAKTNPILAITFSITMFSYVGIPPLAGFYSKFYLFFAALGCGADLLALVGVVTSVIGRWAAGRLPRVSQFGGPKAVLRAPDT; from the coding sequence ATTTCACGTCTTTCTATTTATGGTTCTTATGGAGCTACATTGCAACAAATCTTCTTTTTCTGCAGCATTGCTTCTATGATCTTAGGAGCACTGGCCGCCATGGCCCAAACGAAAGTCAAAAGACTTCTAGCTCATAGTTCAATTGGACATGTAGGTTATATTCGTATTGGTTTCTCATGTGGAACCATAGAAGGAATTCAATCACTACTAATTGGTATCTTTATTTATGCATCAATGACGATAGATGCATTCGCCATAGTTTCAGCATTACGGCAAACCCGTGTCAAATATATAGCGGATTTGGGCGCTCTAGCCAAAACGAATCCTATTTTGGCTATTACCTTCTCCATTACTATGTTCTCATACGTAGGAATACCCCCGTTAGCCGGCTTTTATAGCAAATTCTATTTGTTTTTCGCCGCTTTGGGTTGTGGGGCTGACTTACTAGCCCTAGTGGGAGTAGTGACTAGCGTTATAGGTCGTTGGGCGGCCGGAAGGTTGCCACGAGTAAGTCAGTTTGGGGGACCGAAGGCAGTTCTCCGTGCACCGGACACGTAG
- the LOC125218773 gene encoding uncharacterized protein LOC125218773 isoform X1 — translation MMETESCPSRVLSPFREESGDEELSVLPRHTKVIVTGNNRTKSVLVGLQGVVKKAVGLGGWHWLVLKNGVEVKLQRNALSVLEPPTGNEEDDDYDFDDSSSGSDIASGFQFSKINKPQARYSRPWSPMKSVNRNSCREVQFKCHTAQLRVNLSKLGTGSLWRYWRSFHLAHVSRNPTKEQLVSAIQQHFSSQVCMHIHTHTQSRREYHHSHKVEENEVM, via the exons ATGATGGAAACTGAATCTTGCCCTTCACGGGTTTTATCACCATTCCGTGAGGAGAGTGGGGATGAGGAGCTCTCTGTTCTTCCGAGGCATACAAAGGTTATTGTGACTGGTAATAATAGAACTAAGAGTGTTTTGGTGGGGCTGCAAGGCGTTGTCAAGAAGGCGGTTGGCCTCGGTGGATGGCATTGGCTG GTTTTGAAGAATGGGGTTGAGGTGAAGCTCCAAAGGAATGCTCTGAGTGTGCTGGAACCTCCAACTGGAAATGAAGAAGACGATGATTATGATTTTGACGATTCTAGCAGTGGTTCTGATATTG CTTCTGGCTTTCAATTCAGCAAGATAAACAAACCACAAGCTCGGTATAGTAGACCATGGTCTCCAATGAAGTCTGTCAACCGCAATAGTTGCAGAGAAGTTCAGTTCAAATGCCATACAGCCCAACTG AGAGTGAATTTATCGAAGCTTGGAACTGGATCCCTGTGGAGATACTGGCGGAGCTTCCATCTC GCACATGTTAGTCGTAACCCTACCAAGGAGCAGCTGGTCAGTGCTATCCAGCAGCATTTTTCTTCACAGGTATGTATGCatattcacacacacacacaatcaaGAAGAGAGTATCATCACAGTCACAaagttgaagaaaatgaagtaatGTAA
- the LOC125218773 gene encoding uncharacterized protein LOC125218773 isoform X2 gives MMETESCPSRVLSPFREESGDEELSVLPRHTKVIVTGNNRTKSVLVGLQGVVKKAVGLGGWHWLVLKNGVEVKLQRNALSVLEPPTGNEEDDDYDFDDSSSGSDIASGFQFSKINKPQARYSRPWSPMKSVNRNSCREVQFKCHTAQLRVNLSKLGTGSLWRYWRSFHLAHVSRNPTKEQLVSAIQQHFSSQHVDEVQVIVDFIRTAKRLQPVGIN, from the exons ATGATGGAAACTGAATCTTGCCCTTCACGGGTTTTATCACCATTCCGTGAGGAGAGTGGGGATGAGGAGCTCTCTGTTCTTCCGAGGCATACAAAGGTTATTGTGACTGGTAATAATAGAACTAAGAGTGTTTTGGTGGGGCTGCAAGGCGTTGTCAAGAAGGCGGTTGGCCTCGGTGGATGGCATTGGCTG GTTTTGAAGAATGGGGTTGAGGTGAAGCTCCAAAGGAATGCTCTGAGTGTGCTGGAACCTCCAACTGGAAATGAAGAAGACGATGATTATGATTTTGACGATTCTAGCAGTGGTTCTGATATTG CTTCTGGCTTTCAATTCAGCAAGATAAACAAACCACAAGCTCGGTATAGTAGACCATGGTCTCCAATGAAGTCTGTCAACCGCAATAGTTGCAGAGAAGTTCAGTTCAAATGCCATACAGCCCAACTG AGAGTGAATTTATCGAAGCTTGGAACTGGATCCCTGTGGAGATACTGGCGGAGCTTCCATCTC GCACATGTTAGTCGTAACCCTACCAAGGAGCAGCTGGTCAGTGCTATCCAGCAGCATTTTTCTTCACAG CATGTGGATGAGGTACAAGTGATTGTGGATTTTATCCGCACAGCCAAGCGATTACAACCGGTTGGCATAAATTGA
- the LOC125222011 gene encoding golgin candidate 6-like, whose protein sequence is MDFVSKYQGVVGRVFGNDNSTSDDDSYVERLLDRISNGTLADDRRNAMTELQSIVAESHAAQLAFGAMGFPVLLSVLKEERDDVEMLRGAIETLVSAVSPTQHPKLSKNEVQPALMNSDLLSREVENISLLLSLLSEEDFYIRYYTLQLLTALLTKSPTRLQEAILTIPRGITRLVDMLMDREVIRNEALLLLTYLTREAEEIQKILVFEGAFEKIFSIISEEGGSEGGVVVQDCLELLNNLLRNNTSNQVLLRETIGFDPLVPILKLRGTTYKFTQQKTINLLSVLDTITLLVNADLQTDPGRDSNGLTNRTVLVQKKVLDHLLMLGVESQWAPVSLRCMALRCIADLVINHAKNRDALASKLLGEEPQVEPALNSILRIILRASSTQEFVAADYVLKNFCEKNPDGQSMLVSSLHPQSSSTVRSPFEEDVNASFGSMLLNGLTSSESDDDLEICCRAASVLSHLLKDNIQCKETVLQVELEAPTRSLGCAEPLMHRLVKYLALASSKKSEDGKASTFGSVYSHPVILKLLIIWLFDCPPAVDCFLDSHPHLTYLLELMSDQTATVCVRGLAAVLLGVCISYNKTIDNGKNAFSIVDAVSQKIGLTSYFSKFNEMQNSSLFTSAKPSLTRKPLSRSNAASMSEIENVEEDDSIDPNSDDYSMLSMVFDSQFVDFVKRLDAKIREQIVEIYSHPKTQVAVVPAELEQKSGEIDEEYIQRLKRFVEKQCLEIQELLSRNATLAEDLARVGGSEPSQLERKVSAGSERVQVETLRRDLHETSQRFEALKAEKSRIEAEASMHQSAASKMESDLKSLSAAYNSLEEVNFQLEREVKALKSGGSVLASADVEAIKAEAREEAQRESEAELNDLLVCLGQEQSKVEKLSARLSELGVDAATLLDGIGEDMGLDGDDDDDEEDEED, encoded by the exons ATGGATTTCGTATCGAAGTATCAG GGTGTGGTGGGGCGCGTTTTTGGGAATGATAATTCGACTTCGGATGATGACAG CTATGTGGAGCGCTTGCTTGATCGCATTAGCAATGGCACACTAGCTGACGACAGGAGGAATGCcatgactgaacttcagtctATTGTGGCAGAAAGTCATGCTGCACAATTAGCTTTTGGTGCAATGG GCTTTCCGGTACTGTTGAGTGTCTTAAAGGAGGAGCGCGATGATGTAGAAATG TTACGGGGGGCTATTGAAACTCTTGTAAGTGCTGTAAGTCCTACTCAGCATCCAAAATTATCGAAGAATGAGGTTCAGCCAGCTTTGATGAACAGTGACCTACTTTCTAGGGAAGTAGAAAACATCTCTCTTCTACTGTCTCTTCTG TCCGAGGAGGATTTCTATATACGATATTATACGTTGCAGTTGTTGACAGCACTTCTAACAAAGTCTCCAACTag GCTGCAGGAAGCTATTCTAACTATTCCCCGTGGTATAACAAGGCTTGTGGATATGCTCATGGATCGTGAG GTTATACGCAATGAGGCTTTGCTGCTTCTAACATACTTGACTCGTGAAGCTGAG GAGATTCAAAAGATTCTGGTCTTTGAAGGCGCTTTTGAGAAGATATTTAGTATCATAAGTGAGGAGGGTGGTTCTGAAGGAGGTGTTGTAGTACAG GACTGTCTGGAACTGTTAAACAATCTTCTTCGAAATAACACCTCAAATCAG GTATTGCTTAGGGAGACAATTGGCTTTGATCCACTGGTACCAATCTTGAAGCTCAGAGGAACCACGTATAAGTTCACACAGCAAAAG ACTATCAATCTACTCAGTGTATTGGATACGATAACTTTGTTGGTAAATGCTGATCTACAAACTGATCCTGGAAGAGACTCCAACGGGTTGACAAATAGGACTGTCTTGGTGCAG AAAAAAGTGTTGGACCATCTTTTGATGCTTGGCGTAGAGAGTCAATGGGCTCCTGTTTCTCTTCGTTGTATG GCACTCAGATGCATTGCAGATCTGGTGATTAATCATGCAAAAAATCGTGATGCCCTTGCAAGTAAATTACTTGGAGAGGAGCCACAAGTTGAGCCCGCATTAAATTCTATCCTCAGAATTATCTTGCGTGCTTCTAGCACACAAGAGTTCGTTGCAGCTGACTATGTTCTTAAGAACTTCTGTGAG AAAAATCCTGATGGCCAATCAATGCTTGTTTCAAGCTTACATCCTCAATCAAGCTCAACAGTTCGTTCTCCCTTTGAGGAGGATGTTAATGCATCATTCGGGag CATGCTACTGAATGGCCTGACGTCGAGTGAAAGTGATGATGACCTTGAG ATTTGCTGCAGAGCTGCAAGTGTCCTATCTCATCTTTTGAAAGATAATATCCAGTGCAAGGAGACG GTTCTTCAAGTTGAACTTGAAGCTCCTACGCGATCATTGGGATGTGCAGAGCCTTTGATGCACCGTTTGGTAAAGTACCTGGCACTTGCGTCGTCCAAGAAAAGTGAAGATGGAAAAGCTAGCACATTTGGATCTGTGTATAGTCATCCAGTTATCTTGAAATTGCTAATTATTTGGCTGTTTGACTGTCCACCTGCTGTTGATTGCTTCCTCGATTCACATCCCCATCTAACATATCTGCTGGAGTTAATGTCCGATCAAACTGCGACTGTATGTGTAAGGGGATTGGCTGCTGTACTCTTAGGAGTGTGTATATCATACAATAAAACGATTGACAATGGAAAGAATGCTTTTAGCATTGTAGATGCCGTAAGTCAGAAAATCGGTCTCACATCATACTTTTCCAAGTTCAATGAAATGCAGAACAGCTCGCTTTTCACTTCTGCAAAACCATCTCTGACTCGCAAGCCATTGAGTAGGTCAAATGCTGCTAGCATGTCTGAGATTGagaatgttgaagaagatgacaGCATTGATCCTAACAGTGATGACTATTCGATGCTTTCAATGGTCTTTGATTCACAGTTTGTTGACTTTGTGAAGAGATTAGATGCTAAGATCAGAGAGCAAATTGTGGAAATATATAGTCACCCAAAGACCCAAGTTGCTGTGGTACCCGCAGAACTTGAACAGAAATCTGGGGAAATTGACGAGGAGTATATCCAACGTCTAAAAAGATTTGTGGAGAAGCAATGCCTTGAAATACAG GAACTTTTGAGTCGGAATGCTACTCTGGCTGAGGACCTGGCAAGAGTAGGGGGGAGTGAACCGTCCCAGCTTGAACGTAAAGTTAGTGCTGGCTCAGAAAGAGTTCAAGTTGAAACTCTGCGTCGTGATCTTCATGAGACTTCCCAACGATTTGAAGCCCTCAAAGCAGAGAAAAGCAGAATTGAAGCTGAAGCATCAATGCACCAAAGTGCCGCGAGTAAAATGGAATCTGATCTAAAAAGTTTGTCTGCCGCATATAATAGCCTTGAAGAGGTTAATTTTCAACTAGAACGTGAAGTCAAAGCATTGAAGAGTGGTGGATCAGTCCTCGCCTCTGCTGACGTCGAGGCAATAAAAGCTGAAGCAAGGGAAGAAGCCCAAAGGGAGAGTGAAGCTGAATTGAATGACTTGCTGGTCTGCCTTGGGCAAGAACAGAGCAAGGTGGAGAAGCTTAGCGCGAGGCTGTCGGAGTTGGGGGTTGATGCCGCTACATTGCTGGACGGCATCGGAGAAGATATGGGACTTGATGGAGACGATGATGACGACGAGGAGGATGAAGAAGACTGA